In Stigmatopora argus isolate UIUO_Sarg chromosome 10, RoL_Sarg_1.0, whole genome shotgun sequence, the following proteins share a genomic window:
- the ckmb gene encoding creatine kinase, muscle b: protein MAKNCHNDYKMKFTVDDEYPDLSLHNNHMAKLLTKEIYGKLRGKSTPSGYTVDDVIQTGVDNPGHPFIMTVGCVAGDEESYEVFKDLLDPVISDRHNGYGPNDKHKTDLNFENLKGGDDLDPNYVLSSRVRTGRSIKGFTLPPHNSRGERRGIEKLSIEALASLEGEFKGKYYPLEGMTDAEQEQLIADHFLFDKPVSPLLTCAGMARDWPDGRGIWHNDSKSFLVWVNEEDHLRVISMQKGGNMKEVFRRFCVGLQKIEEIFKKHNHGFMWNEHLGYILTCPSNLGTGLRGGVHVKLPKLSTHAKFEEILTRLRLQKRGTGGVDTASVGGVFDISNADRLGSSEVYQVQLVVDGVKLMVEMEKKLEKGEAIDGMIPAQK, encoded by the exons ATGGCCAAGAACTGTCACAACGACTACAAGATGAAGTTCACGGTGGACGACGAGTACCCCGATCTGTCCCTGCACAACAACCACATGGCCAAG TTGCTGACCAAGGAGATCTACGGCAAGCTGAGGGGCAAATCCACTCCCAGCGGCTACACCGTGGACGACGTCATCCAGACCGGCGTGGACAACCCCG GACATCCCTTCATCATGACCGTGGGCTGCGTAGCCGGTGACGAGGAGTCCTACGAGGTCTTCAAGGACCTGCTGGACCCCGTCATCTCGGACCGCCACAACGGCTACGGACCCAACGACAAGCATAAGACCGACCTGAACTTCGAGAACCTGAAG GGCGGAGACGACCTGGACCCCAACTACGTTCTGTCCAGCCGCGTGCGTACCGGCCGTAGCATCAAGGGATTCACCCTGCCGCCGCACAACAGCCGCGGAGAGCGCAGAGGCATCGAGAAGCTGTCCATCGAGG CTCTGGCCAGCCTGGAGGGCGAGTTCAAGGGCAAGTACTACCCCCTGGAAGGCATGACCGACGCCGAGCAGGAGCAGCTGATCGCCGACCACTTCCTGTTCGACAAGCCCGTGTCCCCGCTGCTGACTTGCGCCGGCATGGCCCGCGATTGGCCCGACGGCAGGGGCATCTG GCACAACGACAGCAAGAGCTTCCTGGTGTGGGTGAACGAGGAGGACCACTTGCGCGTCATCTCCATGCAGAAGGGCGGTAACATGAAGGAGGTCTTCAGGCGCTTCTGCGTGGGTCTGCAGAAG ATCGAGGAGATCTTCAAGAAGCACAACCACGGCTTCATGTGGAACGAGCACCTGGGCTACATCCTCACCTGCCCCTCTAACTTGGGCACGGGCCTGCGTGGCGGCGTTCACGTCAAGCTGCCCAAGCTCAGCACGCACGCCAAGTTTGAGGAAATCCTCACCAGACTGCGCCTGCAGAAGCGCGGCACAG GTGGCGTGGACACGGCCTCCGTGGGTGGCGTGTTCGACATCTCTAACGCCGACCGTCTGGGCTCCTCCGAGGTGTACCAGGTTCAACTGGTGGTCGACGGCGTCAAGCTCATGGTGGAGATGGAGAAGAAACTGGAGAAGGGAGAGGCCATTGACGGCATGATCCCAGCCCAGAAGTAA